From a region of the Podospora pseudopauciseta strain CBS 411.78 chromosome 7 map unlocalized CBS411.78m_7, whole genome shotgun sequence genome:
- a CDS encoding uncharacterized protein (COG:S; EggNog:ENOG503P7IS): MFNHNRIPHLLLTILSLSSLSTAQDDTSSVTSASFLSLSDLQLIPSLAIPISCILSYNAPILNCRKFDIAQGQCTIACRRGIRDKEDSLRERCSDVAVTRGSWLWLALQGGLGQALCRAPGQGTVVTSTIRPTASTSSTMVRETTVTRSEGQGDEILTFTTVRPTSSSAVVETTTTTTTTTTTSEAVRGDETTTSLPTIIPTFVQSAGPSATSSEEAPAATGGGDEENVVVVPGGGGGSPFDTVLAVNAGESLKERSNLGLVMGTVIGIGMMFWR, translated from the coding sequence ATGTTCAACCACAACAGAATACcgcatctcctcctcaccatcttATCACTATCCTCATTATCCACCGCCCAAGACGACACCTCCTCGGTCACGTCGGCCAgctttctttccctctcgGACCTCCAACTAATACCCTCGCTCGCCATCCCAATCTCGTGCATCCTGTCCTACAACGCGCCCATACTCAACTGCCGAAAATTCGACATTGCACAAGGGCAATGCACGATTGCCTGCCGGCGGGGTATTCGAGATAAGGAGGACTCGCTGAGGGAGAGATGCTCCGATGTGGCTGTCACCAGGGGGTCGTGGTTGTGGCTGGCGCTGCAGGGCGGGTTGGGTCAGGCGCTGTGTCGGGCGCCGGGGCAAGGTACTGTTGTTACTTCCACCATTCGGCCGACGGCTAGCACGAGCAGCACgatggtgagggagacgACGGTGACGAGGAGCGAGGGGCAAGGGGATGAGATATTGACGTTTACTACAGTTCGTCCTACGAGCTCGAgtgcggtggtggagacgacgacgacgacgacgacgacaacgacgacgagcGAGGCTGTTAGAGGGGATGAGACCACTACGTCGTTGCCGACGATTATCCCGACTTTTGTGCAGAGTGCTGGGCCTAGTGCTACTAGTAGTGAGGAGGCGCCGGCTGCgacggggggtggtgatgaagagaatgttgtggtggttccgggagggggaggaggaagcccGTTTGATACTGTTTTGGCTGTTAATGCTGGGGAGTCTTTGAAGGAGAGGAGCAACTTgggtttggtgatggggacgGTGATTGGTATTGGAATGATGTTCTGGAGGTAG
- a CDS encoding uncharacterized protein (EggNog:ENOG503NZ0S; COG:T), protein MPPDSDSDTTCTSTSTSCLPSTFSIPTLLALTPFLLTFLLVFSISLTKIFPHLASLQSRVSSSASSGISDGEDHFLPASAPLSLRQAHEEHASKSPRRKIAAYTFAGTLGLSAVLAELILAEVAEAIPTARTVGLRVTVPTLLVLLVGVIPFLEVQSVVGGGLGLRLGRDGRGKRSRVAWGLQMGVFGGWLVCFWWLGRVVGGGHGDAGDARGWMGRITGVVQRTRVDGGMPGGGESGGGLSRACLERIGVIGILSMALLSGFASVSSPWHIFSDNRAYKRRPITDTDIARKQAGLDATSELLVTKKHRLRSLQRKAQMAEGVGGGQQQHHQGSNGIMGKVLGGIKAVTGGMGTSVEQAEIKALQMEISGLETMEANLAGSLAQLKARQKAHARDGTVVGRVLAVPQYVFAGYCVYRILATVLTTLKRNLSSYPSSLYSPSFSSSDPISRFLGLLAKHWDPKLDQLAWARQISFLLSGVILAASANSVLQTFRLFTKWMPGVLYQAQANLALLIGQIAATYVISAALLLRSSLPKEVGRSVGDALESALEPAFVDRWFEGWFLVASGLTAGGIWVGRRVSGGGGLGELGEEWDDFAGEEMGQKRS, encoded by the coding sequence ATGCCCCCCGACTCCGACTCCGACACCACCtgcacctccacctccacctcctgcctcccctccaccttcagcatccccaccctcctcgccctaacccccttcctcctcaccttcctcctcgtcttctccatctccctaACCAAAATCTTCCCccacctcgcctccctccagTCTCgcgtctcctcctcagcctcatcAGGCATCTCCGACGGGGAAGACCACTTCCTTCCTGCGTCTGCGCCCTTGTCGCTACGTCAAGCGCACGAGGAGCACGCGAGCAAGTCGCCCCGGCGGAAAATCGCCGCCTACACTTTTGCTGGGACACTAGGGTTGAGCGCGGTGCTGGCGGAACTGATACTAGCTGAGGTGGCAGAGGCGATACCAACGGCGAGGACGGTGGGGTTGAGGGTTACTGTTCCGACTTTGTTGGTTTTGCTGGTGGGGGTTATACCATTTCTGGAGGTGCAatctgttgttggggggggtttggggttgcggttggggagggatgggagggggaaaaggagtAGGGTTGCTTGGGGGTTGCAGAtgggggtttttggggggtggttggtttgtttttggtggttgggaagGGTTGTGGGGGGGGGGCATGGGGATGCTGGGGATGCtcgggggtggatggggcgGATTACGGGTGTGGTTCAGAGGACcagggttgatggtgggatgccaggagggggggagagtggtggtggactATCGAGGGCGTGTTTGGAAAGGATAGGGGTTATTGGTATATTGAGCATGGCGCTGTTGTCGGGGTTTGCGAGCGTGAGCAGCCCGTGGCATATCTTTAGTGATAACCGGGCGTATAAACGGCGGCCGATTACGGATACGGATATTGCAAGGAAGCAAGCTGGTTTGGATGCGACGAGTGAGTTGCTGGTTACGAAGAAACATCGGTTGAGGAGTCTGCAGCGGAAGGCGCagatggcggagggggtgggaggggggcagcaacaacatcaccaggGATCAAATGGCATCATGGGGAAGGTCTTGGGCGGGATCAAGGCTGTGACTGGGGGAATGGGGACGAGTGTTGAACAAGCAGAGATTAAAGCCCTACAAATGGAAATCTCGGGTCTGGAGACTATGGAGGCGAATCTGGCGGGGAGTTTGGCGCAGCTGAAGGCACGGCAGAAGGCTCACGCGAGGGATGgaacggtggtggggagggtgttggcggTGCCGCAGTATGTTTTTGCGGGGTATTGTGTGTATCGCATTCTTGCTACGGTTCTTACCACGCTCAAACGGAACCTGAGTTCTTACCCGTCGTCGCTTTACTCGCCTTCTTTCTCGTCGTCGGACCCGATTTCCCGGTTTCTGGGCCTGCTGGCAAAACATTGGGACCCGAAACTGGATCAACTCGCCTGGGCGCGTCAGATCTCTTTTTTGTTGTCGGGTGTCATACTGGCGGCGAGCGCGAATTCAGTCCTGCAGACGTTTAGGTTGTTTACGAAGTGGATGCCGGGGGTGCTGTATCAAGCCCAAGCGAACTTGGCGTTGCTGATAGGGCAGATCGCGGCGACGTATGTGATTTCGGCGGCGTTGTTGCTGAGGAGTAGTTTGCCGAAGGAGGTGGGCAGGTCGGTGGGGGATGCGTTGGAGAGCGCGCTGGAGCCGGCGTTTGTGGATCGGTGGTTTGAGGGGTGGTTTTTGGTTGCGAGCGGGTTGACGGCTGGGGGGATTTGGGTTGGGAGACgggtgagtggtggtggtgggctgggggagttgggggaggagtgggatgattttgcgggggaggagatggggcAGAAGAGGTCGTGA
- a CDS encoding uncharacterized protein (COG:T; EggNog:ENOG503P0U8), whose amino-acid sequence MAMLTERPAPHRFRSHVGFDNLPVGEATKNNPASLTLHAKHDGYQASRRSRTFMVGLDEHSYSDYALVWLLTNMVDDGDEVICVRVVETPFRVDKNYKEDAEKLLQSIQEKNEHNRAIKLVLEYAVGKLHDTFQQLLSMYNPSMLVVGTKGRSMGGIQGLVNTRNSFSKYCLQYIPIPVVVVRPDEKRAKKKEKRSHDPGRQSYAQMLAYNSGKHEADSETSSIYELEKAISADEEAHRVAAAIGLPARFDPTIKPYNPKGSNSRRSSPSALATPSSAGTASVSPSPAAPANESDNDDNEDDDNNDDSGDDDDDFEVEAVSSPPHLNGARKQTEIIKEQEQKKRLHDMEVGEAAALLKSTKVDEEDDDDESQDRASG is encoded by the exons ATGGCGATGCTAACAGAAAGGCCTGCGCCCCACAGGTTTCGATCGCATGTCGGTTTTGACAACCTTCCGGTCGGCGAAGCGACAAAGAACAATCCAGCATCATTGACACTTCACGCCAAACATGACGGCTACCAAGCATCACGCCGGTCCCGCACCTTTATGGTTGGCCTTGATGAGCACTCCTATTCCGACTATGCGCTGGTCTGGTTGCTCACCAACATGGTGGACGACGGCGATGAGGTGATCTgtgtgagggtggtggaaacCCCCTTTCGGGTCGATAAGAACTACAAGGAGGACGCGGAAAAGCTACTCCAATCGATTCAGGAAAAGAACGAACACAACAGGGCCATCAAACTGGTCCTCGAATATGCTGTAGGCAAGCTCCACGACACTTTCCAGCAGCTA CTTAGCATGTACAACCCCTccatgttggtggttggCACCAAGGGCCGCTCGATGGGTGGTATTCAGGGTCTGGTCAATACGCGCAACTCTTTCTCCAAATACTGCCTTCAGTACATCCCTATTCCGGTTGTGGTGGTTAGGCCCGACGAAAAACgagccaagaagaaggagaaacGGTCCCACGACCCGGGTCGACAGAGCTATGCGCAGATGCTGGCTTATAACTCTGGAAAACACGAGGCGGATAGCGAGACTAGCAGTATCTacgagctggagaaggccATCTCGGCCGACGAGGAAGCCCACCGGGTGGCAGCAGCCATTGGCCTGCCGGCCAGGTTCGACCCCACGATAAAGCCGTACAACCCCAAGGGGTCCAACTCTCGCCGATCATCCCCGTCGGCGCTAGCCACCCCTTCGTCTGCCGGAACTGCGTCGGTTTCACCAAGCCCAGCAGCACCGGCCAACGAAAgtgacaacgacgacaatgAGGACGACGATAACAATGATGATAGCggggacgatgacgacgacttCGAGGTGGAGGCTGTCTCGTCACCGCCGCACTTGAATGGGGCGCGAAAGCAGACAGAAATCATCAAGGAACAGGAGCAGAAGAAACGACTACACGATATGGAAGTAGGCGAGGCTGCGGCTTTATTGAAGTCTACAAAggtggatgaagaagacgacgacgatgagtCCCAGGATAGGGCCAGTGGATGA
- a CDS encoding uncharacterized protein (EggNog:ENOG503PWM3) has translation MAGKTFKKNVAGLISSSKAAKSPDSDVSPRTTTTTTTNSKAPTDYFAANISPPQSPQQSPGATIPFPPLATASSGASTNTFTSSSNSAVDGVDDLRQASNASSNRPGVASRKSSTASVTFRPPRNPSLPQGAHRKTDIKTRLREASPEPVKSIPFG, from the exons ATGGCCGGTAAAACATTCAAAAAAAATGTTGCCGGattgatctcctcctccaaggcGGCGAAGAGCCCCGACTCCGATGTCTCGCCGcgcacaaccacaaccactaccaccaactccaaagCTCCCACCGACTATTTCGCCGCCAACATCAGCCCCCCGCAGTCTCCTCAGCAATCGCCCGGCGCAACCATACCGTTCCCACCACTGGCGACGGCGTCATCGGGCGCTAGTACCAACACCTTTACGTCGTCGTCCAACTCGGCAGTGGACGGTGTGGATGATTTGCGACAAGCCTCGAATGCTAGCAGCAACCGGCCGGGCGTCGCATCTAGAAAATCCTCGACGGCCTCTGTCACATTCCGCCCTCCTCGAAATCCAAGCCTCCCGCAAGGCGCGCACCGGAAAACGGATATAAAAACGAGACTCCGGGAGGCGTCGCCCGAACCTGTGAA ATCGATCCCGTTCGGCTGA